The Pectobacterium parmentieri genome segment GATACCAAGGTGCAGCGGCTGATCGATGCGCGCTGCCAGCAGACGATAGGATTGGACCGCTAGAAAAACATCCGATGCTTTAACGCTGACTTTAAACTGATCGAAGTTCAGGCGGTCAAGGATATCGACATGGCGCATTGCCGATTCGAGCAGCGCTTCCGGTGTTGGTTCACCGTATTTTTCCTGCAAATCTTTTTCCAACGAGCCGCCGTTAACACCAATGCGGATCGGGATGTTGTTGTAACGCGCACAGTCGACAACCGAGCGAATGCGCTCTTCGTTACCAATATTACCGGGGTTGATGCGCAGACAGTCAACGCCGTATTCTGCGACTTTCAGCGCGATGCGGTAGTCAAAATGGATGTCGGCAACGAGCGGGACATTCACCTGCTGTTTGATAAGCTTAAAGGCTTCCGCCGCATCCATTGTGGGTACGGAGACGCGGACAATATCGACACCAACACGCTCTAGCGCTTTAATTTGATTGACGGTAGCTTCAACGTCGGTGGTTCGAGTGTTGGTCATGGATTGCACCGCAATCGGCGCACCATCACCAACAGGCACCTTGCCGACGTAAATCCGTGTTGATTTTCGACGGGTTATGGGTGCAGCGTTATGCATTACTTCATCTCCAACATTGCAGTCTTACTTGAACAACATATTATTCGGCCGTCAGCGTCAGGCGTGCAACCTGACTACTGCGTACAAATTGGCTTAAATCGACCGGCTTACCTTGAAATTGGATCTGTAGCGCAGTTGGCGCGCCAATTTTAAGTTTATAAGGTGACTGACCATCCAGATTCAGCGTGCCACCGTTACGCTGCATGCCGCTGAACAGTTTCTTACCGCTCGCATCCGTGACTTCCAACCAGCAATCAGCCGTAAAGGTCATTACCAATGCATGAGTTGCAGACACCGGAGTGCTCTGCGCTACCGTAGCAACAGGTGCGACTGCCCCAGCACCCAGCAGAGTATTACCCGCAGCCTGCGGCTGTGCGGTATTAGCCGGTGAAGATGATTGGCTAGACGGTGCGGCAGAAGGGACTGTTGTGGAAGAAGGAGACGTTGACGGTGTCGCCGCGATAGTGGCGGAAAGATCGACTGGCGTTGCGGAAGGTGCCGTTGCAGAACTCGGCGTCGCAGTTTCCTGCGGAGCGCTGTTATCCATCAGCGAAATGGACTGCCCTTCCGTTTGCGCCTGTACCGAACTGGCGTGATCGACCATACTGTTAATCTCCGCCTGTTGAGCCTGATGGTTTTGCCACCACCATGCACCCGTTAGCCCCAAAACAACCAGCACGACCAGCCAGGTGATTGTCATCAACCAGCCATCACGCTTCTTGCGGTTTTTCTTCAGTGAAAAACTTTGCATCGGCGAAACCGAGATCGTTTTAGGCACGGCCTGTTTATCCACTATGGGAAGCAGGTCATCTTCAGGTAAATGAACCAGCTTGGCATAAGAACGGATATAACCGCGCAGAAAGGTCGGTGCTAAATCAGCAGGAGTCGTACCGTCTTCAATATCACGAACGGTGGTGATTTTAAGGCACAAACGCTCGGCAATAGTTTGCTGAGTCAGCCCAAGGCGTTCACGCGCCTCACGCAGACGTTCACCGGGTAGTTTTGCTTCTGTTGTATTTTGGGTGGCTTCAGTATTCATTAGCTAAGAAATGCTGGTACTGTTTAGATTGTGGAAAACTTCGCGCCAGCACGTTGCCATAACGTTCTTTATCGCCATCATGGCCCGCTAACGCGGCGAAACGAATCTGTAACCATAAACTTTCGGCACTGGCCGGAAGACTATGCTGATAAATCTCAATCAGCAGTCGCGCTTGCTCACTTTTTCCGGCAGAAAACTGTTGGTTTGCTTCCGCCAGCAATGCGACGCCTTTCTTCGGGTCATATTTCAGCGCCCGACTTAATAAATTGCGTGCGTCATCAACCCGTCCAGCATTGAAAAAGCAGTATCCCGCATTTTCCAATGCATCAGCAACCTGACTGTAATCAGGAAGTTGTGCAGCCGCACTAAACTGTCGCTGCGCCGCTACATACTGCCCTAAACTACACAGAAACGCACCGTAATTATTCATGACGCTGCCATTTTCCGGTACCATGTTCAGCACCTGCTGATAACGCTGTTCGGCCAGACGGTTTTCACCTATCCGCTGTTCGTAAAGCGCCATCCCCAATTGCGTTCGATAATCCTGCGGAGCAACCGCGACCGCCTTCTCAAGATTCTGCCGCGCCGAGTCCAAATTATTGCGCGCCAGATACGCCAACCCCAACTGTAAGCGGGTTTGGGCGACCGCTGGATTTGTCACCTCATGAGGCGAATTCACACACCCCACCAGCAGCAATATCGCAAACAAGTTACTCAGCGGTGATAACGCCCTTCCATGTAATAAAGACAGTCCCTGCAATAGAGGCTTCGCCATCCCTGTTCCCTCGCGTTGTCATTTCTGACAAAGAGGTTACCTGAATACAAACAGAGTGGCAGTCAAGCCTCACAACAACGCGGCACGCCTCGCAATTTACCCACCGTTGCCCTGAAAATGACCTAGGCAAAACGACATCCGCGGCGAGACGCTGGGTTAGCGTTTCCGCATTAACCCGCACCATTCGTTATCAGACCGCTTTCACCGCGATAGGTTCACCGGCCATTTTCTTCTTCAACGTGCGCTTGGTTCTATCCACGACTTCACCCGCCAACTGACCGCAGGCAGCATCAATGTCATCCCCACGCGTTTTACGTACTATCGTCGTGAAACCATATTCCATCAGCACTTTGGAGAAACGGTCAACGCGGCTGTTTGAGCTGCGGCCATACGGCGCACCCGGGAACGGGTTCCATGGAATCAGGTTGATCTTGCACGGCGTATCTTTCAGGCATTCAGCCAGTTGATGCGCATGCTCGGTGCCGTCATTGATATGATCCAGCATTACATACTCAACCGTAACGCGTCCCTGATTCGCATTGGATTTCTCCAGATAACGACGCACTGCACTCAGGAACATCTCGATATTGTACTTCTTATTGATCGGCATGATTTCATTACGGATGTCGTCTGTCGGCGCATGAAGTGAAATCGCCAGCGCAACATCAATCATATCGCCCAGTTTATCCAGTGCGGGCACCACGCCTGACGTAGACAGCGTCACACGGCGCTTAGACAAACCAAAGCCGAAGTCATCCAGCATAATTTCCATCGCTGGCACCACATTAGTCAGGTTCAGCAGCGGTTCGCCCATCCCCATCATTACCACGTTGGTGATCGGACGCTGACCAGTGACTTTAAAGGCACCGATGATCTTCGCCGCGCGCCACACCTGGCCGATGATTTCCGATACGCGCAGGTTACGGTTAAAGCCCTGCTGCGCCGTTGAGCAGAATTTACACTCCAGCGCACAGCCGACCTGAGACGATACGCATAGCGTGGCACGATCTTCTTCTGGAATATAAACCGTTTCAACCCGCTGGCCGCCCACCAGAATCGCCCACTTAATCGTGCCGTCGGAAGAGCGTTGTTCATCCACCACTTCAGGTGCGCGAATCTCAGCAATTTCCTGCAATTTGGAACGGAAAACTTTGTTGATATCCGTCATCTGGTTGAAGTCATCACAGCAGTAGTGATAGATCCACTTCATGACCTGATCGGCGCGGAACGGCTTTTCCCCCATAGACATGAAAAGCTCGCGCATTTGCTGACGGTTAAGATCAAGCAGGTTGATTTTTTCCGCACTGGTTTTAACGGATTGAGAAGCATCAGCAGATGCCGGGGAGAATTCAGACACGATAGTTTCAGACTCAGACACGATTTGCTTAGACATTGATAGATCCTGGCCTCGTTGTTACACGTTATGGCGCTAAAAAAGAGGGTTGAATTCGATGGTAATGACCAAAGAAATGCCCCGGGCAAGTGCAGGCTCATCCGGGGCGCAGCATTGTACAAAGTTTAAAACAGGTAAGCTACCATCACCGCTTTTTTTCTGAGTCATTGCTTCAGCGTCGCGCACTGACTTGGTGAAAAAAGGGCAATATTATTAGTACTCACCTGCTATTACCCACGCAGAATTACGCGCGCGGGCAGATTTCGTCGTCGCTAAAGAAATAAGCAATTTCACGCTGAGCAGATTCGATGGAATCGGAACCATGCACCGCGTTCGCTGTGAAGCTGTCGGCATAGTCAGCACGCAGCGTTCCCGCCAACGCGTTGGCGGGATTGGTGGCACCCATGATGTCACGGTTACGTTGAACGGCGTTTTCACCTTCCAGCGCCTGCACCATGATCGGACCAGACATCATGAACTCAACCAGACCGTCAAAGAAGGGCTTACCTTTATGCTCAGCGTAAAAACCTTCTGCTTGCTCACGGCTCAGACGCAGCATCTTAGCCGCAACAATAGTAAAACCAGCGCTTTCAAAGCGGGCGTAAATCGCACCGATGGCATTCTTGGCAACCGCATTAGGTTTTACGATGGAGAAGGTACGTTCTATCGTCATATTGACCTCATTAACTAAACTATCAGATTACAGCCGGATTATAAGAATTATCTATATCCTAAATAATTCGAGTTGCAGGCAGGCGGCAATCGCACGAATCCCCAGGAGCTTACACCAGTAAGTGACTGGGGTGAGTAAGGGAAGCCAACGCACATGCAGCTTGAAGTATGACGGATATACCCAGCCAGTGAAGGTGGCGGAAATTATAGGGGTACTGGCCTTTGTTGCCTACCAAGGAAATAACATTTTATTAAAAAAATATTACCTCTTCTTTTCTCTTCATTAACGATTCTATTCC includes the following:
- the ispG gene encoding flavodoxin-dependent (E)-4-hydroxy-3-methylbut-2-enyl-diphosphate synthase; translation: MHNAAPITRRKSTRIYVGKVPVGDGAPIAVQSMTNTRTTDVEATVNQIKALERVGVDIVRVSVPTMDAAEAFKLIKQQVNVPLVADIHFDYRIALKVAEYGVDCLRINPGNIGNEERIRSVVDCARYNNIPIRIGVNGGSLEKDLQEKYGEPTPEALLESAMRHVDILDRLNFDQFKVSVKASDVFLAVQSYRLLAARIDQPLHLGITEAGGARSGAVKSAIGLGLLLSEGIGDTLRISLAADPVEEVKVGFDILKSLRIRARGINFIACPTCSRQEFDVIGTVNALEQRLEDLITPMDVSIIGCVVNGPGEALVSTIGVTGGHNKSGFYEDGVRQRERFDNEQMIDQLEAKIRAKASMMDENQRITVNLVDK
- the rodZ gene encoding cytoskeleton protein RodZ, encoding MNTEATQNTTEAKLPGERLREARERLGLTQQTIAERLCLKITTVRDIEDGTTPADLAPTFLRGYIRSYAKLVHLPEDDLLPIVDKQAVPKTISVSPMQSFSLKKNRKKRDGWLMTITWLVVLVVLGLTGAWWWQNHQAQQAEINSMVDHASSVQAQTEGQSISLMDNSAPQETATPSSATAPSATPVDLSATIAATPSTSPSSTTVPSAAPSSQSSSPANTAQPQAAGNTLLGAGAVAPVATVAQSTPVSATHALVMTFTADCWLEVTDASGKKLFSGMQRNGGTLNLDGQSPYKLKIGAPTALQIQFQGKPVDLSQFVRSSQVARLTLTAE
- the pilW gene encoding type IV pilus biogenesis/stability protein PilW, with product MAKPLLQGLSLLHGRALSPLSNLFAILLLVGCVNSPHEVTNPAVAQTRLQLGLAYLARNNLDSARQNLEKAVAVAPQDYRTQLGMALYEQRIGENRLAEQRYQQVLNMVPENGSVMNNYGAFLCSLGQYVAAQRQFSAAAQLPDYSQVADALENAGYCFFNAGRVDDARNLLSRALKYDPKKGVALLAEANQQFSAGKSEQARLLIEIYQHSLPASAESLWLQIRFAALAGHDGDKERYGNVLARSFPQSKQYQHFLANEY
- a CDS encoding bifunctional tRNA (adenosine(37)-C2)-methyltransferase TrmG/ribosomal RNA large subunit methyltransferase RlmN, which gives rise to MSKQIVSESETIVSEFSPASADASQSVKTSAEKINLLDLNRQQMRELFMSMGEKPFRADQVMKWIYHYCCDDFNQMTDINKVFRSKLQEIAEIRAPEVVDEQRSSDGTIKWAILVGGQRVETVYIPEEDRATLCVSSQVGCALECKFCSTAQQGFNRNLRVSEIIGQVWRAAKIIGAFKVTGQRPITNVVMMGMGEPLLNLTNVVPAMEIMLDDFGFGLSKRRVTLSTSGVVPALDKLGDMIDVALAISLHAPTDDIRNEIMPINKKYNIEMFLSAVRRYLEKSNANQGRVTVEYVMLDHINDGTEHAHQLAECLKDTPCKINLIPWNPFPGAPYGRSSNSRVDRFSKVLMEYGFTTIVRKTRGDDIDAACGQLAGEVVDRTKRTLKKKMAGEPIAVKAV
- the ndk gene encoding nucleoside-diphosphate kinase; this encodes MTIERTFSIVKPNAVAKNAIGAIYARFESAGFTIVAAKMLRLSREQAEGFYAEHKGKPFFDGLVEFMMSGPIMVQALEGENAVQRNRDIMGATNPANALAGTLRADYADSFTANAVHGSDSIESAQREIAYFFSDDEICPRA